The following proteins are co-located in the Elusimicrobiota bacterium genome:
- a CDS encoding protein kinase has translation MRPFLPFLLCLLGALPARAEPPSQAAAGAGNELAQAQSDVRARMDALGSEDPKLAGIVLAEVGKNDSLKGDAVSFQRLLIALDVMVKVKKNPTPELLQRAMAINQEMRDSPKFSEIDQALLSITEAGGLLPKTSANTGQGGAAQPQPLSPATPVQPAQAAIAPAQGLPAAPSSPATVLPSPAWQAYAAMFPESPAVRTEQVRARINGGDSRGGYELAQSEIKRGYATAENFYLRGLGADRLGDHEQGHRDASIALAIDARDARARALLKLTEGKASTIRLSAAAAELRGTAERRAAEAGAPEGDAAPAPHADPLKIIEELRRQAGADPLEASARLTRETQRLLQVQDAAAAVVVARKAVELNARNVQALNLLATAQARLGEHRLALDSVAQGLALAPQNPALLQTRAWTHNEMGDYRAAYGDTLELLRVRPDDPGAYYLQARALSGLGERDAMRQALGKAAAADPKFRPLYEQALQLPEDADTSLLFAGDAALNRAARPAAPRAKRSLRFVLLTLCGGFLFALGLLHVFSATWRERLRTTILRAAGGAAALPLDSAGPFTASSAPSPSWGGEGTAREENDLRAGFWAQYEFVRELGLGGMGVVCEAKDSALGRRVAVKKMRDEIRSDARERERFLKEARTVAALRHPNIVEIYSIVEEGPELYLVFEFAEGRTLHELLAERGSLPLPEALKVFRGVCAALEYSHAQGVVHRDLKPANIMVDEKGGVKVMDFGIARQARDAATRLTRTQDITGTPPYMAPEQEQGMVCRESDLYALGVMLYECLTGTLPFEGTAAAMLLAKMSARYMPASEREPSLPKSVDAVLAKALTPDPKDRWRVPSGLLAAIENLAA, from the coding sequence ATGAGACCCTTCCTCCCCTTCCTTCTATGTCTTCTGGGCGCGCTCCCCGCGCGGGCGGAGCCGCCGAGCCAAGCGGCCGCCGGCGCAGGGAACGAGCTCGCGCAGGCCCAGAGCGACGTGCGCGCCCGCATGGACGCCCTCGGGAGCGAGGACCCCAAGCTGGCCGGGATCGTCCTCGCGGAGGTGGGGAAGAACGACAGCCTCAAGGGAGACGCCGTCTCGTTCCAGCGCCTGCTCATCGCCCTCGACGTCATGGTGAAGGTCAAGAAGAACCCGACCCCGGAACTCCTCCAGCGCGCCATGGCCATCAACCAGGAGATGAGGGACAGCCCCAAATTCTCCGAGATCGACCAGGCCCTGCTCTCCATCACCGAGGCCGGCGGCCTCCTGCCGAAGACCTCCGCCAACACAGGGCAGGGCGGAGCCGCGCAGCCGCAGCCGCTGTCCCCCGCGACCCCCGTCCAGCCCGCGCAGGCCGCGATCGCCCCCGCCCAGGGGCTGCCCGCCGCCCCCAGCTCCCCCGCGACGGTCCTCCCCTCTCCCGCCTGGCAGGCCTACGCGGCGATGTTCCCGGAGTCGCCGGCCGTGCGCACCGAGCAGGTCCGGGCGCGGATCAACGGAGGCGATTCCCGCGGCGGCTACGAACTCGCGCAGAGCGAGATCAAGCGAGGGTACGCGACCGCGGAGAACTTCTACCTGCGCGGGCTCGGCGCGGACCGCCTGGGGGACCACGAGCAGGGGCACCGCGACGCGAGCATCGCGCTCGCGATCGACGCGCGCGACGCCCGCGCCCGCGCGCTCCTCAAGCTCACCGAAGGCAAGGCCTCGACGATCCGTCTCTCCGCCGCCGCCGCGGAGCTCCGCGGGACGGCCGAACGCCGCGCGGCGGAGGCGGGCGCTCCCGAGGGCGATGCCGCCCCCGCGCCGCACGCCGACCCGCTGAAGATCATCGAGGAGCTCCGACGCCAGGCCGGCGCCGACCCGCTCGAGGCCTCGGCGCGGCTGACCCGCGAGACCCAGCGTCTCCTCCAGGTCCAGGACGCCGCGGCCGCGGTCGTCGTCGCGCGCAAAGCCGTCGAGCTCAACGCGCGCAACGTCCAGGCCCTCAACCTCCTGGCCACGGCCCAGGCCCGGCTCGGGGAGCACCGCCTGGCGCTCGACTCCGTCGCGCAGGGCCTCGCCCTCGCCCCGCAGAACCCCGCCCTGCTCCAGACCCGCGCCTGGACGCACAACGAGATGGGCGACTACCGCGCCGCCTACGGCGACACGCTCGAGCTCCTTCGGGTGCGCCCCGACGACCCCGGGGCGTACTACCTGCAGGCCCGCGCCCTCTCCGGCCTCGGCGAACGCGACGCGATGCGCCAGGCCCTGGGGAAGGCGGCCGCCGCGGACCCGAAGTTCCGGCCCCTCTACGAGCAGGCGCTGCAGCTCCCCGAGGACGCCGACACCTCGCTCCTCTTCGCGGGCGACGCGGCCCTCAACCGGGCGGCCCGGCCCGCCGCGCCCCGCGCGAAGCGCTCGCTGCGCTTCGTCCTCCTCACCCTCTGCGGCGGCTTCCTCTTCGCGCTCGGGCTGCTCCACGTCTTCTCCGCCACCTGGCGCGAGCGCCTGCGCACGACGATCCTGCGCGCGGCGGGCGGCGCGGCCGCCCTGCCCCTGGACTCGGCGGGCCCCTTCACCGCCTCCTCGGCCCCTTCTCCTTCCTGGGGCGGCGAAGGGACGGCGCGAGAGGAGAACGACCTGCGCGCCGGCTTCTGGGCGCAGTACGAATTCGTCCGCGAGCTCGGCCTCGGCGGCATGGGCGTCGTCTGCGAGGCCAAGGACTCCGCGCTCGGCCGCCGCGTCGCGGTCAAGAAGATGCGCGACGAGATCCGCTCCGACGCGCGCGAGCGGGAGCGCTTCCTCAAGGAGGCGCGCACCGTCGCCGCCCTGCGCCACCCGAACATCGTCGAGATCTACTCCATCGTCGAGGAGGGCCCCGAGCTCTACCTCGTCTTCGAGTTCGCCGAGGGCCGGACCCTGCATGAGCTCCTCGCCGAGCGCGGCTCCCTCCCCCTCCCCGAGGCCTTGAAGGTGTTCCGCGGCGTCTGCGCCGCGCTCGAGTACTCTCACGCGCAGGGCGTCGTGCACCGCGACCTCAAGCCCGCGAACATCATGGTCGACGAGAAGGGCGGCGTGAAGGTCATGGACTTCGGCATCGCGCGCCAGGCGCGCGACGCCGCGACGCGGCTCACCCGCACCCAGGACATCACCGGGACCCCGCCCTACATGGCGCCGGAGCAGGAGCAGGGCATGGTCTGCAGGGAAAGCGACCTCTACGCGCTCGGCGTGATGCTCTACGAGTGCCTGACCGGGACGCTCCCCTTCGAAGGGACCGCCGCGGCGATGCTGCTCGCCAAGATGTCCGCCCGCTACATGCCGGCCTCCGAGCGCGAACCCTCGCTCCCCAAGAGCGTGGACGCGGTCCTCGCGAAGGCGCTGACCCCCGATCCCAAGGACCGCTGGCGCGTGCCCTCGGGCCTGCTCGCGGCTATCGAGAACCTCGCCGCCTGA
- a CDS encoding YiiX/YebB-like N1pC/P60 family cysteine hydrolase, whose translation MKLRLLPALLLCAAAVRAQTVVLPLRIPAPPPGFAPVQVVPPVLSSVLPVLSALQTATALPSLPHAATVRVRAGAAVPVRTPPAAAARPLPSVETGDLLFLDFGRGDYYDAVADPTLEQYGVEGPRLHHAGLVEVVDGEPFVWEAWPMRGVGRVPLAFFLSRVQRGEGEPGGYLVGRLRPEFRALGFEAARRAEELRGLPFGTDLSWESRELYCSKLIAVLFAGTGLFAPRPMHFGREGTPERAFWEEHFSRLGLPVPEGQPGLSPLGLYLEGREKIFLSRSS comes from the coding sequence ATGAAGCTCCGCCTCCTCCCGGCCCTCCTCCTCTGCGCCGCGGCCGTCCGCGCGCAGACCGTCGTCCTTCCGCTCCGCATCCCCGCGCCGCCGCCCGGCTTCGCGCCCGTCCAGGTCGTTCCTCCCGTCCTCTCGAGCGTCCTGCCCGTCCTCTCCGCTCTTCAGACGGCGACCGCCCTGCCCTCGCTCCCGCACGCCGCGACCGTCCGGGTCCGTGCCGGCGCTGCGGTGCCGGTCCGGACGCCCCCGGCCGCCGCGGCTCGCCCCCTTCCGTCGGTGGAGACCGGCGACCTCCTCTTCCTGGACTTCGGACGGGGCGATTACTACGACGCCGTGGCGGACCCTACGCTCGAGCAGTACGGCGTGGAGGGTCCGCGCCTGCACCACGCAGGGCTCGTCGAGGTCGTCGACGGCGAGCCGTTCGTCTGGGAAGCCTGGCCGATGCGCGGGGTCGGGCGCGTGCCGCTCGCGTTCTTCCTCTCGCGCGTCCAGAGAGGAGAGGGCGAGCCCGGCGGCTACCTCGTCGGCCGCCTGCGCCCGGAGTTCCGAGCGCTCGGCTTCGAGGCCGCGCGCCGCGCCGAGGAACTGCGCGGGCTCCCCTTCGGGACGGACCTCTCCTGGGAGAGCCGCGAGCTCTACTGTTCGAAGCTCATCGCCGTGCTCTTCGCGGGGACGGGCCTCTTCGCCCCGCGCCCCATGCACTTCGGCCGGGAGGGCACTCCGGAACGCGCGTTCTGGGAGGAGCACTTCTCCCGCCTCGGCCTGCCGGTCCCGGAAGGACAGCCGGGCCTCAGCCCGCTCGGACTTTATCTGGAAGGACGCGAGAAGATCTTCCTGTCCCGATCATCGTAA
- a CDS encoding zf-HC2 domain-containing protein, producing MKGHDCSAHEELFRRHAARLGPRGRAALSRVCAYLDGELGGRERRFVERHLAGCRPCQDFLRGLRGARRALRAASKPRLPGRLRGVLRRRLLSGR from the coding sequence GTGAAAGGGCACGACTGCTCCGCCCATGAGGAGCTCTTCCGGCGCCATGCCGCCCGGCTGGGGCCGCGGGGACGGGCCGCGCTCTCCCGCGTCTGCGCCTACCTCGACGGGGAGCTGGGCGGGCGCGAGCGCCGCTTCGTCGAGCGGCACCTGGCGGGCTGCAGGCCCTGCCAGGACTTCCTGCGCGGACTGCGCGGGGCCCGGCGGGCCCTGCGCGCGGCGTCGAAGCCGCGTCTCCCCGGCCGCCTGCGCGGCGTCCTGCGCCGCCGTCTCCTCTCCGGGCGTTGA
- a CDS encoding sigma-70 family RNA polymerase sigma factor, whose protein sequence is MSEADLVARSKRGDPEAFGRLIRRYEDRIYRLAHSVCAGLPAEAEDVYQETFLTAFKKISGFRSDADLGTWLYRIASNLCWMRFRDERRRKSVPLPEWTEGDETSSRAQLSDPSPRPDEAARKKELAKAVSEALGALPVEYRLALTLRDVEGLSGEDTAKALGLSLPAMKSRLHRGRLLLRELLDRRYGGGGDA, encoded by the coding sequence GTGTCCGAGGCGGACCTCGTCGCGCGGAGCAAACGGGGCGACCCCGAGGCGTTCGGGCGCCTCATCCGCCGCTACGAGGACCGCATCTACCGCCTCGCGCACAGCGTGTGCGCGGGTCTGCCGGCGGAGGCGGAGGACGTCTATCAGGAGACCTTCCTGACCGCCTTCAAGAAGATCTCCGGCTTCCGCTCCGACGCGGACCTCGGGACCTGGCTCTACCGCATCGCCTCCAACCTCTGCTGGATGCGCTTTCGCGACGAGCGCCGCCGGAAGTCGGTCCCGCTGCCCGAGTGGACCGAGGGGGATGAGACCTCCTCCCGCGCGCAGCTCTCGGACCCCTCCCCGCGCCCGGACGAAGCCGCGCGCAAGAAGGAGCTCGCGAAGGCGGTCTCCGAGGCCCTGGGAGCGCTTCCGGTGGAATACCGGCTCGCGCTGACCCTGCGCGACGTGGAGGGGCTCTCCGGCGAGGATACGGCGAAGGCGCTCGGCCTGAGCCTCCCGGCGATGAAGTCGCGCCTCCATCGCGGTCGTCTCCTGCTGCGCGAACTCCTCGACCGGCGCTATGGCGGCGGGGGGGACGCGTGA
- a CDS encoding aminopeptidase, with product MRDKRNEVLAKLLVDYSTKLKRGDVLYLELKGKETLELGKVILRYATEKGAIPFWFYNDDSLQRQWVRSADEKQFKVQAELHLGLMKRADAYIGVRGPDNAFDLSDVDPRQSALHSKLYLKPVHFEERVKRTRWVILRYPSNSMAQLAQMSQEAFEDYYYDVCCADYPKMSKAQEVLKSLMEKTDEVRIKAPGTDLRFSIKGIPAVKCDGIMNIPDGEVYTAPVKDSVNGTIRYNTPSLHEGTVFTGISLTFKDGKIVKATADSNEEKLNKVFDTDAGARYVGEFAVGCNPFVTRPMMDTLFDEKIAGSFHFTPGNSYDEAPNGNSSAVHWDLVQIQRPEYGGGEIWFDGKLVRKDGKFTDPKLERLFSKENLRSEGM from the coding sequence ATGAGAGACAAGCGCAACGAAGTGCTCGCGAAGCTGCTGGTGGACTACTCGACCAAGCTCAAGAGGGGCGACGTCCTCTATCTCGAGCTCAAGGGCAAGGAGACGCTCGAGCTGGGCAAGGTCATCCTCCGCTACGCCACCGAGAAGGGGGCGATCCCTTTCTGGTTCTACAACGACGACTCGCTCCAGCGCCAGTGGGTGCGCTCGGCCGACGAGAAGCAGTTCAAGGTCCAGGCCGAGTTGCACCTCGGCCTCATGAAGCGGGCCGACGCCTACATCGGCGTGCGCGGCCCGGACAACGCCTTCGACCTCTCCGACGTGGACCCCAGGCAGAGCGCCCTCCACAGCAAGCTCTACCTCAAGCCGGTGCACTTCGAGGAGCGCGTCAAGCGCACGCGCTGGGTCATCCTCCGCTACCCCAGCAACTCCATGGCTCAGCTCGCCCAGATGTCGCAGGAGGCCTTCGAGGACTACTACTACGACGTCTGCTGCGCCGACTACCCCAAGATGTCGAAGGCGCAGGAGGTCCTCAAGTCCCTCATGGAGAAGACCGACGAGGTCCGCATCAAGGCGCCCGGCACGGATCTGCGCTTCTCCATCAAGGGCATCCCGGCCGTCAAGTGCGACGGGATCATGAACATCCCCGACGGGGAGGTCTACACGGCGCCGGTGAAGGACTCGGTCAACGGGACCATCCGCTACAACACCCCGTCCCTGCACGAGGGGACGGTCTTCACCGGCATCTCCCTGACCTTCAAGGACGGGAAGATCGTGAAGGCGACGGCCGACTCCAACGAGGAGAAGCTCAACAAGGTCTTCGACACCGACGCGGGCGCGCGCTACGTCGGCGAGTTCGCCGTCGGCTGCAACCCCTTCGTGACCCGGCCGATGATGGACACGCTCTTCGACGAGAAGATCGCCGGCTCCTTCCACTTCACGCCGGGCAACAGCTACGACGAGGCCCCCAACGGGAACTCCTCGGCGGTGCACTGGGACCTCGTGCAGATCCAGAGGCCCGAGTACGGCGGCGGGGAGATCTGGTTCGACGGCAAGCTCGTGCGCAAGGACGGGAAGTTCACCGACCCCAAGCTCGAGCGCCTGTTCTCGAAGGAGAACCTCCGCTCCGAGGGGATGTAG
- a CDS encoding RidA family protein, with translation MSRSLRVRAFGEGREDVYLTALPASGRSAERGAREVYDGLCAELAARGLEPVQEKIYGLRRARASVLKARAAAFSACGLDASLPSSYIEGRPVSGSFAGVQLWALSRGRREEAVRTLRHRTGGGRLWSDGGRRFLYLPAIDGTSPDGTLPSSRGAQARRMFLNARAALKAGGFEFSDVVRTWIYLHRILEWYADFNAVRSALYRRPGFFGRSFFERAPASTGIEGRGRRGDCVMDLLAVRSEGARGTGVEWVRRSARQGPAPAYGSAFSRAAALGAGARRTVHVSGTASIDAEGRSFAVGDAEGQSVQTLRSVAAVLEACGTGFDAVATSVVFHKSRPAFAAFRRAARRLRLPSWPVVPLLADVCRPELLVEMEAVAVAPRGKRRHFANLPGDRRKP, from the coding sequence ATGAGCAGATCGCTCCGCGTCCGCGCGTTCGGCGAAGGGCGCGAGGACGTCTATCTCACCGCGCTCCCGGCGTCCGGACGCTCCGCCGAAAGGGGCGCGAGGGAGGTCTATGACGGGCTCTGCGCCGAACTCGCCGCCCGCGGCCTCGAGCCGGTGCAGGAGAAGATCTACGGGCTGAGGCGCGCGCGGGCGTCCGTTCTGAAAGCCCGGGCCGCGGCGTTCTCCGCCTGCGGCCTCGACGCTTCGCTCCCCTCGAGCTATATCGAAGGCCGGCCCGTGTCGGGGTCCTTCGCCGGCGTCCAGCTCTGGGCGCTCTCCCGCGGCCGCCGAGAGGAGGCCGTGCGCACCCTCCGCCATCGGACGGGGGGAGGCCGTCTCTGGAGCGACGGAGGGCGGCGCTTCCTCTATCTTCCCGCCATCGACGGGACCTCCCCGGACGGGACGCTCCCCTCCTCCCGCGGCGCGCAGGCGCGGCGCATGTTCCTCAACGCCCGCGCCGCCCTGAAGGCCGGCGGCTTCGAGTTCTCCGACGTCGTGCGGACGTGGATCTACCTCCATCGCATCCTGGAGTGGTACGCGGACTTCAACGCCGTCCGGAGCGCGCTCTACCGGAGACCCGGCTTCTTCGGCCGCTCCTTCTTCGAGCGCGCGCCGGCCAGCACGGGGATCGAGGGTCGCGGCCGCCGGGGGGACTGCGTCATGGACCTCCTCGCGGTCCGCTCCGAGGGCGCCCGCGGGACCGGCGTCGAATGGGTCCGGCGCAGCGCGCGCCAGGGCCCCGCGCCCGCGTACGGCTCCGCCTTCTCCCGCGCGGCGGCGCTCGGCGCGGGAGCGCGGCGGACGGTCCATGTCTCCGGGACGGCGAGCATCGACGCCGAGGGCCGGAGCTTCGCCGTCGGCGACGCCGAGGGCCAGAGCGTCCAGACCCTGCGGAGCGTCGCGGCCGTGCTCGAGGCCTGCGGGACGGGCTTCGACGCCGTGGCGACCTCGGTGGTCTTTCACAAGTCGCGCCCGGCCTTCGCCGCCTTCCGCCGCGCCGCGCGCCGGCTGCGCCTGCCCTCCTGGCCGGTCGTCCCGCTGCTGGCCGACGTGTGCCGCCCCGAGCTCCTCGTCGAGATGGAGGCCGTCGCGGTCGCCCCGCGCGGGAAGCGGCGTCATTTTGCTAACCTGCCCGGGGACCGGAGGAAGCCATGA
- the aroA gene encoding 3-phosphoshikimate 1-carboxyvinyltransferase: MVREERRMNLVVRPARLLVGTLRPPGDKSVSHRVLVLGALASGRTLAAGLSDCGDVRSTARCLRALGVSIRTSGGKTLVEPPARGLRRPRGPLDCGNSGTTLRLLAGLLAAEPFDAVLTGDASLRRRPMERVAAPLRRMGASVRLASGGRAPMRVRGGLLKGAVHRLEVASAQVKTALLLAGLRAQGRTRVVEPAPSRDHTERLLPLFGAAVRRRGLEVSVRGRALRGARLRVPGDFSCAAPFIAAAAMLPGSRLRAEGVGLNPTRLGFLRILRRMGARIRVVRRRAGTEPEGTLEVRGGNLRATTVLAREVPSAIDELLLLAVLAARARGVTRLRGARELRVKESDRIASAAALLRALGAEIRTFPDGFEVRGPQRLRGGRVDCRGDHRVAMAAAAAALCADGPTALCGSGCAAVSYPAFFRELRRLARR; the protein is encoded by the coding sequence GTGGTGCGCGAAGAGCGCCGCATGAACCTCGTCGTCCGACCCGCGCGGCTCCTCGTCGGGACGCTGCGCCCGCCGGGGGACAAGTCCGTCTCTCACCGGGTCCTCGTCCTGGGGGCGCTCGCGAGCGGACGCACGCTGGCCGCCGGCCTCTCCGACTGCGGGGATGTGCGTTCGACCGCGCGATGCTTGCGCGCGCTCGGCGTGAGCATCCGGACGAGCGGCGGGAAGACCCTCGTCGAACCTCCCGCGCGGGGTCTGCGCCGCCCGCGCGGACCTCTCGACTGCGGGAACTCCGGGACGACCTTGCGCCTGCTCGCCGGGCTGCTCGCCGCCGAACCCTTCGACGCCGTTCTCACGGGGGACGCCTCGCTGCGCCGACGCCCCATGGAGCGCGTCGCGGCGCCGCTGCGGCGCATGGGAGCTTCCGTCCGCCTCGCCTCCGGCGGGAGAGCCCCGATGCGCGTGCGCGGCGGGCTCCTGAAGGGCGCGGTGCACCGGCTGGAGGTCGCCAGCGCGCAGGTGAAGACCGCGCTTCTGCTTGCGGGCCTGCGGGCGCAGGGGCGCACACGCGTCGTCGAGCCCGCGCCCAGCCGCGACCACACGGAGCGGCTGCTGCCCCTCTTCGGCGCCGCGGTCCGCCGCCGGGGGCTCGAGGTCTCTGTCCGGGGGCGCGCGCTGCGCGGCGCCCGTCTGCGCGTGCCCGGCGACTTCTCCTGCGCTGCGCCCTTCATCGCCGCCGCCGCCATGCTCCCGGGCTCGCGCCTGCGGGCGGAGGGCGTGGGCCTCAACCCGACGCGGCTGGGGTTTCTGCGCATCCTGCGGCGCATGGGGGCTCGCATCCGCGTCGTCCGCCGCCGCGCCGGGACCGAGCCGGAGGGGACGCTCGAGGTCCGGGGCGGGAACCTGCGCGCGACGACGGTCCTCGCCCGGGAGGTCCCCTCGGCGATCGACGAGCTCCTCCTGCTCGCCGTGCTCGCGGCCCGGGCCCGCGGCGTCACGCGTCTGCGCGGCGCGCGCGAGCTGCGGGTCAAGGAATCCGACCGCATCGCCTCGGCGGCGGCGCTCCTGCGCGCGCTGGGCGCGGAGATCCGGACCTTTCCGGACGGCTTCGAGGTCCGCGGGCCCCAGCGCCTGCGCGGCGGCCGGGTGGACTGCCGGGGGGACCATCGCGTCGCCATGGCGGCCGCCGCCGCGGCGCTCTGCGCCGACGGCCCGACCGCGCTGTGCGGCTCCGGCTGCGCGGCGGTCTCCTATCCGGCCTTCTTCAGGGAACTCCGGAGGCTCGCCCGGCGCTGA
- a CDS encoding type II 3-dehydroquinate dehydratase, whose product MKVLVIHGPNLNLLGERRPDVYGRRTLKELDRELRAKARSLKLTLRILQSNHEGRILDVLAAARRWADRLVINPGALTHYSYALRDGIEACGIPAVEVHLSDIRRREPFRRRSVVRAVCRKSFSGGGFGSYLKALEWCAKSAA is encoded by the coding sequence ATGAAGGTCCTCGTCATCCACGGCCCGAACCTGAACCTCCTCGGCGAACGGCGACCCGACGTCTACGGAAGGCGCACGCTCAAGGAACTCGACCGGGAGCTCCGCGCGAAGGCGCGCTCCCTGAAGCTCACGCTGCGCATCCTGCAGAGCAATCACGAGGGCCGCATCCTCGACGTCCTGGCCGCCGCGCGGCGCTGGGCGGACCGGCTCGTCATCAACCCCGGGGCGCTCACGCACTACAGCTACGCGCTGCGCGACGGCATCGAGGCGTGCGGCATCCCCGCCGTCGAGGTCCACCTCAGCGACATCCGCCGCCGCGAGCCCTTCCGCCGCCGCTCGGTCGTGCGGGCGGTCTGTCGGAAGAGCTTCAGCGGCGGGGGCTTCGGCTCCTACCTGAAGGCGCTGGAGTGGTGCGCGAAGAGCGCCGCATGA
- a CDS encoding 3-dehydroquinate synthase family protein translates to MKAMSWRVGGRRTRTLVGRGLLGRPGLLARMLPGADRVAVVTDARCRRLFLPRLLRSLGRAPDLVHLLPRGERAKCGAELERLHRALLAGGFSRDSALVALGGGAVSDLCGFAAATFMRGVRWACAPTTLLAQIDAGLGGKTGVDLAGVKNAVGAFHQPEAVLCDPELLESLGPRELRAGHGELLKYALLFERRFPATSAVRPPRGAALERAVERCVRWKMSVVAQDERETRSRREVLNLGHTFGHGFEAAARGALRHGEAVLLGLRAAVRLSELEGLLPAPEARRLRGLLAALPCPRPRLRAAEVLRHMGADKKRRGGRLRFVLLRGPGRPVVAGARAANVARVLKEIL, encoded by the coding sequence ATGAAGGCCATGTCCTGGAGGGTCGGCGGCCGCCGTACGCGGACGCTGGTCGGGCGCGGGCTGCTCGGACGCCCGGGCCTGCTCGCGAGGATGCTGCCGGGGGCCGACCGCGTCGCCGTCGTCACCGACGCGCGCTGCCGCCGGCTTTTCCTGCCCCGTCTGCTCCGTTCTCTCGGCCGCGCGCCGGACCTGGTCCACCTCCTCCCGCGGGGGGAACGGGCCAAGTGCGGCGCGGAACTCGAACGGCTTCATCGTGCGCTCCTCGCGGGAGGCTTCTCCCGCGACTCGGCGCTCGTGGCCCTGGGCGGCGGAGCGGTCTCGGACCTCTGCGGCTTCGCGGCCGCCACTTTCATGCGCGGCGTCCGCTGGGCCTGCGCGCCGACGACCCTGCTCGCGCAGATCGACGCCGGACTGGGCGGGAAGACCGGAGTCGACCTCGCCGGGGTCAAGAACGCCGTCGGCGCCTTCCATCAGCCGGAGGCCGTGCTCTGCGACCCGGAGCTCCTCGAGTCCCTGGGCCCGCGGGAGCTGCGCGCGGGGCACGGCGAGCTCCTGAAATACGCGCTCCTCTTCGAGCGCCGCTTCCCCGCGACGTCGGCCGTCCGGCCGCCGCGCGGCGCGGCGCTGGAACGGGCGGTCGAGCGCTGCGTACGCTGGAAGATGTCGGTCGTCGCGCAGGACGAGCGCGAGACGCGGAGCCGACGGGAGGTCCTCAACCTCGGGCACACCTTCGGGCACGGCTTCGAGGCCGCCGCGCGGGGAGCGCTGCGTCACGGAGAGGCGGTGCTCCTCGGCCTGCGCGCCGCCGTCCGGCTTTCGGAGCTGGAGGGGCTCCTCCCCGCGCCCGAGGCGCGGCGCCTGCGGGGCCTCCTCGCGGCGCTCCCCTGCCCGCGCCCGCGTCTGCGGGCGGCGGAGGTCCTGAGGCACATGGGCGCCGACAAGAAGCGGCGAGGCGGACGGCTCCGCTTCGTGCTCCTGCGCGGACCGGGCCGTCCCGTCGTCGCCGGCGCGCGAGCGGCCAACGTCGCGCGCGTCCTGAAGGAGATCCTATGA
- a CDS encoding shikimate kinase, whose amino-acid sequence MPIHRPRLILLRGFMCAGKTRVGRSLARRLGWRFADSDAEVRRRSGLSAAAFIRRRGLRSFRAEERRVLRSLLGRTETVVALGGGTPLPSARPGAYSVYLSVPEEELSRRIGKVWRRLPLIGTGEPAKIRRRVRALLARRRPGYRRADWTLDCARLSPERAAARIAARLSVRAR is encoded by the coding sequence TTGCCGATCCATCGGCCGCGGCTGATCCTCCTGCGCGGCTTCATGTGCGCGGGCAAGACCCGGGTCGGGCGCTCACTCGCGCGGCGCCTGGGCTGGCGCTTCGCCGACAGCGACGCCGAGGTCCGCCGACGCAGCGGGCTGAGCGCCGCCGCGTTCATCCGCCGCAGGGGCTTGAGGTCCTTCCGCGCCGAGGAGCGGCGCGTCCTGCGCTCCCTCCTGGGCCGCACCGAGACCGTCGTGGCGCTGGGCGGCGGGACGCCGCTTCCGTCCGCGCGCCCGGGCGCGTACTCGGTCTACCTTTCCGTCCCGGAGGAGGAACTCTCCCGGCGCATCGGGAAGGTCTGGCGGCGCCTGCCGCTCATCGGTACGGGGGAGCCCGCGAAGATCCGGCGCAGGGTCCGCGCGCTGCTGGCTCGGCGCCGGCCGGGCTACCGGCGAGCCGACTGGACGCTCGACTGCGCGCGCCTGTCTCCGGAGCGCGCCGCCGCCCGCATCGCCGCGCGCCTGAGCGTGAGGGCGCGATGA